aatttctttttcttttattaaataTACAATCCAAGTtgaatcacaaaaaaaaaaattagtgttAGAAATTTTCAATATTCTCATAAACCTCTCTACTTTTTTAGTTTAAGAGATCTTCATTAATTTTTCATCAATCTCGTATTGCAATGCCATTTTTATTGACATTTCCATCGATCATTTGAGGTTAAAGAcctaaaaatatcattaaagaCCATTGACGctcgattttaatttttttattttacgtATTTGTGATTTATCTCAACTAGTGATATAGAGTTTTCCTGAAAATATCTTAAGATGTttgaatatgaattttaaaGGTGTTTATAGATGATTTATGACGAATTTGAGCTGAACTTCATATTGAAAACTCGAGTTTGAAGAAGACTCCATCTCATATGCACATTTGATAGTGGAATCTTTGTATCCCAACTAATATCAATATATATCTAATTGTATATCCGTATATCTCAGGTATATTCatataaattcatgaaaatttgtGAATGATATGTACTtatattgtcacgatccaatccaTCGGACCGTGCGAGCACCCACTCTAACACCTAGGTAGGAGAACCCTCAACCCCTTAAATGAAAGGACATGcgaaagtttaacaaaataccaataataggcaaaagagttatgAAATCACTTTGTATCAACTTAAACCTCTGATGGTTTATTAAAATGAACAATCTAACAAGTACACGAGCGTCTAATGATacaatatataatgaaataatgATACAGCTCACACCATAAGGAAgaaagagtagaagctgttTGGAATTTATCTTCTATCAATCTAATAAACATCACCGATTCTGTAACCACACTATGACAAATGGCATAGCAAGAGTCGTATCAGTACAagcaacacgtactggtaggtaTCATCGATCGATAAACCCGATACCCACTGCATAATATAAAagaatcaacaagaagaaaccATGCTCTTAAGAGATTCACCGCCAACTTTATGCAAAACTCTTATCATTCCCATTAACCTTATTAGAGTCATTCAAGCCTAACtttcatcccttctagttggtccgctgccaactctaattcaaattcaaggcctaaaccttctatcacatagagaagTTTCCAACTACGGGCCAGTACTAACTCTGTCTAACCCGTCTACTACATTTAGTTTCACACCATCACATGGACTTaggataattaacatctcacttggaagaggAAAACATTTGGTGAACTAAGGCCCTTCCCATAACCATACTGGCCTGCTATAGCGGGACCTATCCCGCTTTGGCGGCATCGTCACAGCGGGATTCCTCCCGCCAGGGCGGCCTACCCGGAGACAGAAACTCTGAATAACCTCTCAATCTTTTTTTAACTCATGTGCCCACAAGACATCTATAATACCCAACTTTAAGTCATTAATCTCCTTTAACAAAGGCATTGACTGCTTCTCACTTGTTTACCCACAACCTCATACCTACTATGCGGATGCATGTAGCACCTATAACATAATCCGAACAGGCATATACatgaacacattatcaatttaccatttcaagAGCAATAAACAGCTTCACAAggtaaatctcaattacaacaGTCAACATGGCAACATTTAGACCTTtagtcctttcatatcaattattaaacAAGATGGACATGCTTAATTATAATTGTGTCAGTTTTTCTATCATCACCCATATattcaagatcaattcacagatgatagtCACACAATGATTGTCTCATGGAATCCATATTCGAactatatatgtgtcagaacgtgattCCAGATAAAATATGtgttagaacgtgacacccgatcctatatatatatcgaaacgtgacatccgatccaatatatgtgttaaaacatgacacctgatctaatatcacaatcacaactacaatcacagtccacagtgaatagttcacatacttgcacaatcaagtaacagatTCATTGCATGCAGTTGTTCACAATTAGCCATTTCATTGGTTTCGTTCTATCTTTCTCTTTATCTACAATACTTCATCAACCAAGACATTACTTTTAGTaaaacaagttcaagattatagatttcatGGTCTTGAAATTGTAGACcgatcacaacaacatatcaatcattcAACCACAACCATTAAATGCATGGTAAACATCACAACATTACTCGAATACTACTAAAAGTCTCTCTATAACATAGACTAAACTATAACTTACTGTCACaagtaatcaaataggttcattgCAAAAGACTATCAAataagtcattcacattcatcatttatttcatgattgggaaaagacataaattcCCCCCCTAAAGTTGTaccgaaaagtcagttacacacttaaactatcatggcgacctattacacacctaaactaccTAAAATTGACACTATTACACAGCTGAACGCATAACACCACTCTTATAGTATGTGGTATATTACACTCACTGCCACGTGGCGCCACGTCATTGCCACgtaagaaattataatttttttaattttttcttttcttttcttttctttattaattaacttttcttttattaactatattttatactaattaaatcttaattaattattaactatccatccaatttttttatatatttttcttttcttttctttattaattaatttttcttttattaactatattttatactaattagctcctaattaattattaaccacccatctgattttttatatttcttttcttttcttttctttattaattaacttttcttttgttaactatattttatactaattaaatcataattaattattaactatccatccaattttttatatatttccctttttcttttatttattaattaacttttcttttattaactatattttatactaattagctcctaattaattattaaccacccatccgattttttatatttcttttcttttctttattaattaacttttcttttattaactatattttaaactaattaaatcctaattaattattaactacccatcaattattaaccacccatccgactttttatatttcttttctttttttttctttattaactatattttatactaattaatcctaattaattattaattacccattcgattttttatatttttttcttttttttattaattaacttttcttttatcaactatattttatactaattaatttctaattaattattaaccacccatctCCCCCTCCCCCAACCCCAATCGTCTTCTCCACCAAAATGGaaagaattcttcttcttcttcttcttcttcttcttaatgaattttgaaaggaaaaaaaatcaagctTCAAAATGGGGAATAAATAGAGATGGGTGTAAACAAGAAGAGGGTGGGTggatgtgaagaagaaaggatgtggaggtggggtgattttgttttattaatttttttttactttacggAATCTGACGCATTTTTTTTGCCACGTCAGTTGGAGGTGTGTaatagttttacttttaggtagtttaagtgtgtaataGGTCGCCATAATAGTTTAAGTGTTTAACTGATTTTTCGGTACAGCTTCAGAAGGGAATGTATGCCTTTTCCCTTTTATGATTCACATTACTTAGATATTTCACATAGAATCATCAATATGAACTCACATATGTAAATCTATGTATATGTCTCCCATATTGATATGGACCCACCCTTGATTAACACAAGCCTTAGGATCTCACTCTAACCCGACAATTTCCTTCACCTTAATCTTTACAAAGACCATCAATTGTATCAACAAACAATATTATAGTTATCAACCAAGAACTAGGCTATCATCACTAGTCACAGGATAATCATACCCACATGGTACATTCTTAccctaaacaacaataacaatatattcaGCCATTCAAACTTCGTGCCTgaaggcctaggcatgaaatctctTGTCAACTACAATATAAAATGCGTGAGAAAAGATTTACAACTAATCAATTagagaaacctagcctacctgaaCACCAAGCAACTGTAGAGAGATAATGCTACTGAAACAGTTGGTTCCAAATGTTCTACAGGCAAGGCCAGAATGAATTTCACCTGTTGAAAGCCTTCCAATGCCGAGATTTGTTTACTTCTTCTTCTCTAGTCAAGAGCAGCCTTTTGGAGGGTTTTTGCAGTAACCCTTGCCTCTAACTTATTCTTGGAGAAGgtggaggaagaaaaaaaaagaagatgaagaataaAAGTAACAAGAAGGGGAAAGAGAAAGAGGGGGCCGAAAGAGGAGGAGGAATGACAGGGAGAGGCAGGGGGAGGAGGAACAAGATACGGAGAAGAACAATAAAAGAAGGAGGACGAGGAAAGAGGAAGatgggaagaaaaaaaaagaggttgaattttatttttttcttttgatcattttttttgcTTATGGTTTTCTTGAGAAGGAGAAGGGGGATGAGAAAGAAGAGATTgaattttgctcatttttttaataatcttGATCATTTTTGTTGATAATCTTCTTTATTTGAGATAAAATGTTAaatttttagaagaaaatatatatttcaaatgTGAAATTAGGAGGAGAATCTTCAGAATTCCATATTAAGAAgtagaagaagaataagaaaaaagaaggaaaagcataagaggaggaggaggaggagaatcCGGTGACGAATGACCTAGCTAACGAAGGATATGTATATTcaatgtatatttcatgtatagaatatatcataatgtatattcagtgtataactcatgtatacataatctatattgtatagtcaatgcatactttctatgacttttgaaagctatattgtataatcactgtatattttctatgacttttgaaagttatattgtatagttactgtatattttttatgatttttgactattttttatgtaaataaaatataattatatttattgtaaacttattattttattgtatatatttaaaaaaatttcaaacttcTTTTTCTAAGATAACTTCGGATAGTTTGAATAATAATTTGTAAACTTTCCGAAAAACTATTATGACATCTATTTTAGTGCTTCTATTAGCACTACTTTTTGTATGGAtacatagagcccgtttggatgggcttaaaaaaagtaacttttatgtatgaagtgcttttagaactttgaagtgctgaaagttatttttataaataagcagttgagtgtttagataaaagtgcttatgatgtgaattttagggttaaaaaataaaaaaaggtagtttgagaatttagttataaTAGAAGGGATATacaagtaatttccatggtcaaagaaaatgactttaagcactttggaaaaaaaaagttaggaatcctaacttttcatttttgactgattttaagaactttataacttaaagtcagcattagacaaacacgtccaaaagctaaaaaggagcttccaatccaaacgggctcatagtatgtttatataatatatatttttttttttaaaaaaggaaaaaaacactttggatttccttctttctttttcatttatttttctttaacaaGGTTAAAAATAGTTAAGGAAATTTGTAAAAATCGACAACAAAAAAATGAGGCAATTCTTGAGTGGGGCCCAAAATTGGAAATGTGGCAAAATTAAGAGAGCATAGTTTAGAACAAACATGTCGAAGTAGAAACGCAACAAAGATCTCAGAAAACCCTAGTAAACTCAAAAACCTCCATAGCAAAGAAGCAAATTGCTGTAAGATTTGTGATAGAGAAGATGGGAGAATCGGAGGCAAAATCAGAGACAACACTGAAAGATCAGGGAAATGAATTCTTCAAAGCTGGAAACTATCTTAAAGCGGCAGCTTTGTACACACAAGCAATCAAGAAAGACCCATCAAATGCCACTCTTTACAGGTTCATTATTCACCATCAAGATGCAATTTTTTCTGTCAAAGTTGTAATCTTGGCTTGTGGGGTTTGTTCATTTATGTAGAAAAGTTGTCATATCACTTGTATGTATTGTGTTGGCTGCTCAAAATTGATGTTATCACTTGTGGTTGGCTTTATTTCAATTGTGTCTATCCTGCACTTGTTGGTTTATATATTTTGTGGATTAGAGTTTTCAGCTTGCTTGTGGATTTTGTGGTTGGCCACTCATTCTTTTGCTCCTTTCAGAGCGTGATTCCTTGTTTCCAATGCGGTTAATTGCTATTAGGATTTTTAGGAAAGTTCCTCTCTGTCTATGAAGTTAGCTTGACTCCATGTAAGCTCTTAATGGGCATGTAGCCATAGGCGGGAACTCTTCCTTTTATCTTATTATTTGGTCAGACTGGTAATCCGAACCAAATAAGCAATCACAATCGCTACAAGCAACCCATTTCATACCCTTTTCATCCTACTTCCTCTCACTGCCGAGCTTGTTGGAGTGCCATTGCCTGTAGTTGTTCTTTTTCTACTAATATGCCTTTCTTGTTTGACTGTATTTCTACAATAGAATTATTAATGGACTTCTAAGTTATGTTCAAAATGCAGTTAATTATCTTCAAGAAGTAAGGGGACGACCTActaattatttgaaaattaaatgcATCTTAGTGGTCTAGACAGAGTTATTGTTAAAGTAAAGCGTACATTTGACAGAAAAGGACTTTTACGTGTAAAGAAATGATTGGAATTTGTGGTTAGTTATGTGTTGGCTTTCCTTCAATTGAGAACCTAGAAAACCACTAAACTTGCAGAAATGACTTAGTTGTTAGCCatattagtatatttttttttactattaagATGTTTCAGATTTCAGAAAACACATTTAAATTGTGAGGCATGCATCTTCACTTTGCCAAGTGTCTTTAAAAGCAAAAAGCGCAAAGTGACAAGATCCATGGGGGCTTGAAGCAAAAAGTGATAAGTAAAAGCGCAAACTTCTTGAAATGAAGTGGACAATTTATGGAAGACAAAAAGTATCAACTATATATAAACTCACTACTGTATCAATCAATATGTAATTAACCTAACTAATTAGTATCCAATATTCAGTAATGCAGATATTGATCCATTTCCCCAGAATTGAGATATAAAGAACCGACTGCTTCTTGTTGGGGATCACTTTGCTTCATTGTTTGACATGTTCTTTTCTTATAAGTGCATTTGCTTTTTCCTTGAAGGGATAGCCTCTCGCTTAGCCTAACAATGGCTTTTTAATAACATTGATTCTCCCCTCCTTGAAGTCTACTATTAGAAAATTTTTGGGGTCTATTTCAAAGTTGCCAGTATATAAATTGACTGtatctattttcttttttcataaaaaatattaattgattGTGTATTTTGTATCAAGTTAATTGATTGTACGCCAATTTTGGTGGACAAGATTCTAGGCTTGGACCTCCAACTGGGGCAAAAATACAGCTATTTGTTTCGTAAGCTACATTCATTAATTTGATAAACATTCAAGTTTGTAATATACTTTTCATTAATGCTCCCTTTACTGCAATTTTTGGATCCTCCTACTCTTGATAATTGCTTATAGAGAATCAGAAAagtaacacacacacacatatatccaAATACATAAGTGGCCCCTTAAAGTAGTCCGAATTTTCTTTTTGACACTTGAACTAAGACTTGTTCCTATTAGACCCTTCAGGCTTCAACACCTATCAAATTGTGTCTATTAAACACAAAACTATGACATGTCACATTGTGTGAGTTGCACTTCTTTTGAGTGCGTGAAACAAtgaacacacacacacacacacacacacacacatatatatatataagtttgcAAAGTATCTCCTTTTCCAAATCCACCATGTAGCCACCAGATCACCACCAATCCTCATCCATTACTGAAAATTAAATCATTTGGATGATGCCTGGAAAATAGAAATGTAGAATAGCTAGATAATAGATGCATAATATCTGATACTATTTAGAGGAAAATCCAACTTGTTACATTTCTAGTGGAAATTTATATCCAATAGCTGCTAAAAACCCGACTACTCTGTTGGAAAAAAATTTCATTTAAGCACTGAGAGCTATTCCTTAACCAAATTCCCTTTACCAgagaaaaagaacaaataaatgaaaaaaatgagggAAGGAGGAAATTTGGTCAAATCTGTGAggctaattaaaattttatcttcTGCATTACTATCTATTGATTTTTTCTACTTCGGTAAGCATTTGTCCGAGTATCTCAACTGCCCATCCCTCCaatctcaatttttcatatgttttgATTTCTCCTAATTTAGACAAAACATTTGATTTATCATCTATAATTAATAGATCACCCTACGAGAAAATTATATTAGTCACGAAAACCTCAATTCTGCCGTCGGCATCGGTTAATTTATCTCCTACATTGACTGTGGGGTTGGATTTTTGTATCCTATATGATTTTTTCCATCGACTATGCCTCAATCAATCGACTATGCCTCAGTCTTACTAATTGGGGTTGGATTTTTGTATCCTATATGATTTTTTCCATCCTATTTTCTATTTCGTTccaatattaaattatttgtcTTGTAAGACAATTTAGGGTTCTCTAGAAAAAGAGGTTCTCTTTACACATTTCCAAAATGGTAGAGGTACTCAGTACTCTGAATCTAAACATTTATTCCTACACCGACATACAAGTCTAACCAGTCTAAAAGGGATCCTGGTAAACATCAGATCTGCTGTAATTATACAGAAACTAAACCGTTAATTTCAACTAGTTTATATCACCAATGTTGATCCTTTGCTTTATTTTGTTATATGCTTAGCTAAGTTCTCTTTGCCTCCGACAGATTATAGGTCTATTGAGGAACTTCTCTCTTTTAGCGTCAATCATCATATTGTCACAAAAAGAGCTCTAATGGAATAAAAACCTAAATCCTAGTTAGGCTAGAAATCTATATAGAGAATGCTAGATTACTTACCAGCAACTCATAGATTTCTGCTAGGTTCTTGTGTTTCAGTTACTTTTCCTATTTCCCTCTAGGTATTCTTGCCTTACTAATTGGAAATTGTTATACGAGCGTAATTTTTTCCCTTCTCGCCGCTTATGCCTCTATTGACATATAATCAAGTGCTACCAAGTGGAGGATTTGTAATAACCATTAAGTGAAAATCATAACGCTATCTACCACTTTCTCCTTGATGGATTACTTGCTTTTTGTGGATCTTTCTTTGTGAATATTTGCTGTGGTTCGgaattttctttctaattctaTCATTATACCGAGTTTGTGAAACTGACTCTTGTTCCTTGTATACTTCTCTCTTTCTTCAACTATGTACAGCAATCGCGCTGCAGCATTTTTGCATCTGGTTAAACTTAGCAAAGCCCTTGCTGATGCCGAAATGACGATCAATCTGAAACCAGAGTGGGAAAAGGTATGCTCCCAGAAAATGTGTGAACTTCTTGTTGTCTGAGCAAAGTTTTTCTGCTTATCAAATGACTCAATTGCACGTGTAGGGTTATTTCAGGAAAGGATGCATACTAGAGGCTATGGAACGCTACGATGATGTATGTATAAATGTTTCCTCTATTTATTGGAGAGCTTTCTCATGTTCTGGTTTTGATATTTGTTATCGTGATGTAGGCCTTGGCTGCTTTCCAgattgcatcaaaatataatCCACAAAGTTCGGAAGTATCCAAGAAGATGAAGACACTTACACAGCTGGCTAAAGATAAGAAGCGAACTGAAGAACTGGAGAACATGAGATCCAATGTTGACATGGCAAAACATTTTGATGCATTGAAATCTGTACTGGTCAGTGTGTTCTGCATATATTTCTAGAGACATATCTGGGTCAAAATGTTAATGTATTTGTCGTCCGTGAAGTTTTTTTTCCCCCTCATTCTCTATGATTGTGAGTTCTCTTTTTAATAGGTTTTGGTCATATAGTACTTTTAATTGATGCAAAATGTGAAATATAACCTATTCTCCTCATGCAGGTAAGATACTCATTGCATCACCAGCTGTGTGATATAGCCCTAAATCTAATTTCTGGCAATTGTTTTTCCAGGAAGTTTTCATATGAGACGTACTAAGCTTGATTCTCCTTTTGCAGTCTGAAAAATATGGAGCTGAAGATGGCTGGAAAGAGTTTTTCTCTTTCCTTGTTGAAACAGTAGAGAATGCTGTTAAGTCATGGCATGAAACTTCAAAAGTGGATCCTAGAGTTTACTTTCTTCTGAACAAGGAGAAGACAGACACGGAGAAGTATGCTCCAGCTGTTAATATAGATAAGGTGTTAAAACTACTTCCAAAATTTCTCCTCATGCATGTTCTCCAACGATTTCAGCCTTCCTCCTATATGTCTGAATTGAATTTGTGAGTTATAGGGTTACATTGTCAAGTGCAAGTGGATATAGCGTATACTATCTAATTGTGTACTTTTATTCATGTGCTAGGCTTTTGAGTCACCCCATACGCACAGCAATTGTTTTGCATTTCTTCGACAATATGCTGAAGATTCGTTCGCTCAAGCTTCCTGTTTAGTGACACCAAAAAGTATCATATCTTATCCACAGGTAAATTCAATCCTGGATACTCTTTTGGAAGGGGTAgcttaccccccccccccccacaaaaattaaaagaaagaaagaaagaagaaagatacAACTCCTAGGAAAGAGGCTGGTAATATTACCTGGTTATGTGAACATGAATGATTGAACAGAAAAAGatttaaagttttttatttctttcatctcattttcttcaatttgtgATAAAACATGAAAGTTGCATACAGATACTGGATTCTGCAATCAAGAGTCTATGCTTCTAAGAATACAGATAACCTCtttgttagaataggaataggaacaagaataatatatataatcctacttagaataggaatagtatGTAGAATTCTACTTGGAAAAGGATTGTAATGTAGTGTTCTTGTTGGAAAAGGAGTCTAATGTAAGTCTATATAGGGTGTCaatgtaataatgtagatacacaatacaataatatttctctctttctcaCAAAAGATGCGCTTTTCTTATATATTCTCACACCAAAAGGCATAAAGAGGTGATTAGATTATTAGCTGTGTACAAGTTGGTCTTGACACCATCGTTATTAAAACAAGAGGTTATTAGCTTAATATTGTTCAAGTTTATCCAATATTTGATCTCCCTGTGTATCTATCAGAAGCATCATAGTTTGTTAGAAGTCATTTCAGGTGAAAAAACTAATCTGCTAGTGACTGTAATTGTGTCAACTGAAGGGGAGCTCCAGAGCAATGGTAAAGTTGTCTCTGTGTGACCTATAGGTCACGGGTGCGAGCTGTAGAAGCAGCCACTAATGTTTGCATTAGGGAAGGTTGTCTATATCACACCTCTTGGGGTGTGGCCCTTCCCTGGACCCTGCTAAGTTGGGATGCTTTGTACATCAGGCTGCCCTTTTACTGTAATTGTGTCAACTGCTTTATGTTTGCTCTATGAATACTGGATGTTGGTTCTATAATTCCATTCTACAACTTAATCGGATTCAAACTCCCTGACCTTTGTTGATTTGCATTTTTATTCTATTAGCATCAACCCTTGTAGGTTTGCATTTAATTTTTGGTTTGTTCTATTGGCATCATTGTAAGTCACAGTCAAAGCAAAGAAAATGATGCCAAAAAAGATTAACTTTAGCTTCTAGCTCGCTTAGCTTGGTTCAGACAAACACAGGCCAAAGGAAGTTGAAATCAGAATGAACTTGACTTGTATCTTTGGGAGAGTGGGTTAAAAGTGATCTTGACCGTTGATGGTTTAGTATCTAGTGTCTGGTGTGAATCAAAGACAACAATTGATCTATTCTGTCATGATTGTTTGACCCTCAGTGATGTGATCTGACAGGTATGGAAAGGTCAAGGATCAAGAAAATGGAAGCATGGTCAAAATGATGGAATTTTTGTCCAATTTGAATCTCCTTCAGTGCGGAGGTTGTGGTTTATCCCTAGCTCCACTGAGAAAGGCAAAACATTATGCAGGTCGGTTCCCTTTGTCTTAGCCAAAACACACACAGaaaaagagatttttttttggatgtCACAGCCACAAGCATGTGGACCGTATTCTATTTTAATGAAATTCATTACAAATgcaattatttcttttatggATAAAAAATACATAGCATGTTCAAACACGTGGCTTCAATATGTGTCTTGCTTAGATAGGAGGTATGGAGGTGGCCAATTaaggtagaaggttagtaggtagttgaGCTTTGTCCTGCTTTTCGGCGGTATTAAGCTTGGTGGAAGTCTAGAAACACCGTGCAAGTCATAGTATTAGTCTTGTACATGTAGTTTCTTGCTTTTGATAGCTGTTACCATCGGTTGTCTTTTGTGTTTCAGTTACCACATTACTTCAGTGTTGTTACTGTTCTTTTTCTAGATGCCATGTACTGCTTTCCGTATTAATTGACTTGTTTTCTCCACTGCCGTATTTCCTTTTTCATAACTACTTCGATTTGTTGCACtcaagccgagggtcttttggaaacaacctctctacctccaagaggtaggggtaaggtctgcgtacaccgtaccctccccataccccacttgtgggattacatacTTCAATATGTATCTTAAGCATACCAGCTTATCAAATGCTAAAAAGGATAATAGGTTAATGATTTTAATGGCCATGTACATCAAATATGGGCTAAACTCTTGACACATGAGAAATTAG
This DNA window, taken from Solanum dulcamara chromosome 3, daSolDulc1.2, whole genome shotgun sequence, encodes the following:
- the LOC129883035 gene encoding uncharacterized protein LOC129883035 — translated: MGESEAKSETTLKDQGNEFFKAGNYLKAAALYTQAIKKDPSNATLYSNRAAAFLHLVKLSKALADAEMTINLKPEWEKGYFRKGCILEAMERYDDALAAFQIASKYNPQSSEVSKKMKTLTQLAKDKKRTEELENMRSNVDMAKHFDALKSVLSEKYGAEDGWKEFFSFLVETVENAVKSWHETSKVDPRVYFLLNKEKTDTEKYAPAVNIDKAFESPHTHSNCFAFLRQYAEDSFAQASCLVTPKSIISYPQVWKGQGSRKWKHGQNDGIFVQFESPSVRRLWFIPSSTEKGKTLCRDPVPLDIGAHEILPRVFKQV